One part of the Streptomyces lydicus genome encodes these proteins:
- a CDS encoding type I polyketide synthase: MTNPDAKVVAALRASLKETERLRQHNRELVDRSHEPLAIVAMSCRFPGGVRTPEDLWRLVAEGEDAVSEFPADRGWNTDVLRGEGGFVHDAGDFDAGFFGISPREALAMDPQQRLLLETSWEAVERAGLDPRALRGSRTGVFTGVMYHDYADLVLRSPDAVEGYVYNGSAGSIASGRVSYVLGLEGPAVTVDTACSSSLVALHLAAQALRNGECTLALAGGAAVMSTPVLFDEFARGQGIGLASDGRCKAFADSADGTNLSEGVGVLLLERLSDARRNGHPVLAVVRGSAVNQDGASNGLTAPNGPAQERVIRQALAQARLTCADVDAVEAHGTGTALGDPIEAQALLETYGQQRAGQQPLWLGSLKSNIGHTQAAAGVGGVMKMVLALQHGVLPRTLHVDRPSRHVEWSAGAVSLLTERIPWPETGRPRRAGVSSFGVSGTNAHVIVEQAPDDQEATERAATAEPEAPLPVPGKFAKSVQTAESVQSAEFVRSAESVKSAESAEPAPDAPAAARALPVPWVLSGRSGAALRAQAERLRAHLAAHGADDPRATALALATTRTAFEHRAVLHSGGPGGLPAALDALAEGRTTPSVVRGPGRREGRTAFLFTGQGSQYAGMGRELYTAAPAFAAALDEVARHLDPHLERPLLDVLFAEPASPDAEALDRTRYTQAGLFAVEVALYRLVEGWGMRPDALLGHSIGELAAAHVAGVFGLADACRLVAARGRLMQALPAGGAMVSVRAGEDDVRPLLSGQEDRVGIAAVNGPRSVVVSGDEDAVLAVAAELAGRGHRTKRLNVSHAFHSPRMDPMLRDFRRVAETVDFHPPRIPVISNVTGRTATAEELCAAEYWVRHIRQAVRFGDGVRALRDLGVGTYLELGPGGVLCAMGQEALGDGPAQSVGGSPFAATLRRGRPEPESVLEAVAAAFVRGTEVDWAGYLGGDDRQRRVDLPTYAFQRQRYWPRSPLTHGGDAASLGLEDAAHPLLAAVVEAPGTGELVLTGRLSLAAQPWLADHTVLGSAVLPGTALVELALRAGARAGCDLLDELTLETPVVLPADGGLQLRLLIEPADEAGRRTFTVHSRPDADPAGTPWTRHAGGTLVAAAAPAHRPRPFEPTAWPPPGAEPLEVAEWYGRGSEAGVAYGPAFQGMRAAWRRGDEVFAEVALPSEADTAGDADLYGLHPALLDAALQTVGLATGAADEEARPRMPFAWRGVRLYATGARTLRVRLTTLTEDTAAGDGSAGTRIALDVADPAGAPVVTVDSLALRPVTAGQVAGVRNAVRESLYRVTWQPLTPGDTGSTGIPGSTGGTENPGRQATSYAVIGEGDDHGDSDSDSDGHGDRSGAWCAEVAAALPGAVRSADLASLATAPDVVVVPCSGELHPALHRVLALVQEYLADERFASSRLVVLTRGAVAAGPDEELPGLAHAPVWGLLRSAQSEHPDRFVLVDVDAGAGAGLGGGGVAASLGVLGAVVVCGEPQVAVRGGVVWVPRVVRARVPVVSGVRGGVWGEGAVLVTGASGVLAGVVVRHLVGVCGVRRVVLVSRRPAEELAAEVRGLGVEAVVVACDVADRGVLAGVFAEHRVSAVVHAAGVLDDGVVEGLSPERVGGVLRPKVEGAVVLDEVSRGVDLKAFVLFSSAAGTLGGPGQGSYAAANAFLDALAQRRRAQGLPATSLGWGLWDTAGGMTDELTDTDRHRLSRSGVQGLSTDDGLALLDAACATEEPHLLPLRLDLGALRAAADGPGDVPAMLRGLLPKTLRRAAADAPDAEPTRSFAQRLRALPEDERHEAGLRLVREQTAEILGYAGPEEVPAERAFNELGFDSLTALELRNRLTASTGLQLPATLVFDHPTPEALARHLTGEVTGAAGTAGAPVPTPASPPTEDQDDPVVIVSMACRYPGGVRTPEQLWQLVAAGSDVISDFPADRGWHTEELYHPDPDHPGTTYSCEGGFLYDAGDFDAGFFGISPREALAMDPQQRLLLETSWEAVERAGLDPRALRGSPTGVFTGVMYHDYGSGPVDVPEDVEAFLGNGSAGSIASGRVSYALGLEGPAVTVDTACSSSLVALHLAAQALRSGECTLALAGGATVMATPGTFVGFSRQRGLAADGRCKAFADGADGTGWGEGVGVLLLERLSDARRNGHPVLAVVRGSAVNQDGASNGLTAPNGPAQQRVIRQALAHARLEPADVDAVEGHGTGTRLGDPIEAQALLATYGQQRAGQQPLWLGSLKSNMGHTQAAAGVGGVMKMVLALQHGVLPRTLHVDRPSQHVDWSAGAVSLLTERIPWPETGRPRRAGVSSFGISGTNAHVILEQPAPMTVGAGPDTSDTPTPPGGPTPVLPWVLSARTPAALREQAATLREFVSERPGTGAADLGLSLATTRTAFEHRAAVVTGDRAGALAALTSLARGESAPGALQGTAAAGGRTAFLFSGQGSQRAGMGAELYASHPVYARAFDEVCGHLDRRLARPLREVVCADPGTPDAALLARTEYAQPALFAVEVALFRLWESWGLRPDAVAGHSIGELAAAHVAGVFDLADAARLVTARGRVMQELPGGGAMVSLQAAEDEVLPLLAGHEREVSVAALNGPASVVVSGTEGAVADVAAHFEALGRRTRRLRVSHAFHSPLMDPALDAFRQVAREVTYHAPRIPLVSDVTGDTATDEQLTDPEYWVRHAREAVRFADQVRTLAGQGVTTFVEVGPDAVLTAMARESLSADAVAVASLRRDRPEPQAVATALAELHVGGVRVDWPAVFADTGARPVELPTYAFQRDRYWLRSAPSTVGARASATPDAPASVRPDGAPEDRFWRAVADRDPVALATLLDVDSAREETSLKAVLALLSDWRAGRAEAPAAPEPGTAEPGADWFHRLAWHPLTDRAGAPAPTGTWLVVAPAGRPDDAVVAGAVAALEEGGAEVILIESAGAAGNAADDAGRDRSAPGAATLAERLHRAADGRQLDGVLSLLGLAEGEVPGHPGTAPGPARTLELLRALDAGDVPGGTAPVWVATRGAVSVGRSDRPADPVQAQTWGLGRAAAREAADRWGGLVDLPAHLDARARARLRAVLVGAIGADAKGPNAEAGGLAETGASREDEVALRPSGAYARRLVPAPQPPTGPAPGWTTRGTALLTDVTTPEGPHLARWLARAGAEHLVLLVPPGTDTPDQLTRELAELPAEVTVARCDTRDRAALAALLDGLTTDGRPVRTVVHTAGTPRPAPLSGTPRTVLAEALTARAAAAEHLAELLGPDTLDAFVVCSSAAGTWGAEGQAAAAAADAHLAAWAAHRRESGLPVTVVAWGPWAGNAATDRAATSDGLTPLHPAAAVRALHRILDAGGGTDRLVADVDGERYVAGCPAGRVSPLVRELPPVRAASAAQAAAHGRDGDVPGRPGGPCGGTPDELRQRLAGLPADQRPALLLELVRARSATVLGHADPRSVGADDDFLDIGFASMTAVELRNQLVADTGVELPPTLIYDCPTPAALATYLLEEVHQLKEPVS; encoded by the coding sequence ATGACCAACCCTGACGCGAAGGTCGTCGCCGCCCTGCGAGCCTCCCTCAAGGAGACCGAGCGGCTGCGCCAGCACAACCGTGAGCTCGTCGACCGCTCCCATGAGCCCCTCGCGATCGTCGCGATGAGCTGCCGCTTCCCCGGCGGCGTCCGGACGCCGGAAGACCTGTGGCGACTGGTGGCCGAGGGTGAGGACGCGGTCTCGGAGTTCCCCGCCGACCGCGGCTGGAATACCGACGTCCTGCGCGGTGAAGGCGGGTTCGTGCATGACGCGGGTGACTTCGACGCGGGGTTCTTCGGTATTTCGCCGCGTGAGGCGCTGGCGATGGATCCGCAGCAGCGGTTGCTGCTGGAGACGTCGTGGGAGGCGGTCGAGCGGGCGGGGCTGGACCCCCGTGCGCTGCGGGGCAGCCGTACCGGTGTCTTCACCGGCGTGATGTACCACGACTACGCCGACCTCGTACTCCGCTCCCCGGACGCGGTCGAGGGCTATGTCTACAACGGCAGTGCGGGCAGCATTGCGTCGGGCCGGGTGTCGTATGTGCTCGGGCTGGAGGGCCCGGCGGTGACGGTGGACACCGCGTGCTCGTCGTCGCTGGTGGCGCTGCACCTGGCGGCGCAGGCGCTGCGCAACGGTGAGTGCACCCTCGCACTGGCCGGCGGCGCCGCGGTGATGTCCACGCCCGTGCTGTTCGACGAGTTCGCGCGCGGACAGGGCATCGGGCTGGCGTCCGACGGGCGCTGCAAGGCGTTCGCGGACAGCGCGGACGGCACGAACCTCTCCGAAGGTGTGGGGGTGCTGTTGCTGGAGCGGTTGTCGGACGCGCGGCGCAACGGGCATCCGGTGCTGGCCGTGGTCCGCGGCAGCGCCGTGAACCAGGACGGTGCCAGCAACGGTCTGACCGCGCCCAACGGACCCGCCCAGGAGCGGGTCATCCGGCAGGCCCTCGCCCAGGCCCGGTTGACCTGCGCCGACGTGGACGCCGTGGAGGCGCACGGTACCGGCACCGCGCTCGGTGACCCCATCGAGGCGCAGGCCCTGCTGGAGACGTACGGGCAGCAGCGTGCGGGTCAACAGCCGCTGTGGCTGGGCTCGTTGAAGTCCAACATCGGGCACACCCAGGCTGCGGCCGGGGTGGGTGGTGTGATGAAGATGGTGCTGGCGTTGCAGCACGGGGTGTTGCCGCGGACGCTGCATGTGGACCGGCCGTCGCGGCACGTGGAATGGTCGGCGGGCGCGGTCTCGCTGCTGACCGAGCGGATTCCCTGGCCGGAGACCGGACGGCCGCGCCGGGCCGGCGTCTCCTCCTTCGGCGTCAGCGGCACCAACGCGCATGTCATCGTCGAACAGGCCCCGGACGACCAGGAGGCGACGGAACGGGCGGCGACGGCGGAACCGGAGGCACCCCTCCCGGTTCCGGGCAAGTTCGCAAAGTCCGTACAGACCGCGGAGTCCGTACAGTCCGCGGAGTTCGTACGGTCCGCGGAGTCCGTGAAGTCCGCGGAGTCTGCCGAGCCCGCCCCCGACGCCCCCGCCGCCGCCCGTGCGCTGCCCGTCCCCTGGGTGCTGTCGGGCCGTTCCGGGGCCGCGCTGCGTGCCCAGGCGGAGCGGTTGCGCGCCCACCTGGCCGCCCACGGGGCCGACGACCCGCGCGCGACCGCCCTCGCGCTCGCCACCACCCGCACCGCCTTCGAGCACCGGGCGGTGCTGCACTCCGGCGGTCCCGGCGGACTGCCCGCCGCCCTCGACGCGCTCGCCGAGGGGCGTACCACGCCGTCCGTGGTGCGCGGCCCGGGCCGCCGGGAGGGTCGGACCGCCTTCCTGTTCACCGGCCAGGGCAGCCAGTACGCCGGCATGGGGCGCGAGCTGTACACCGCCGCCCCGGCGTTCGCCGCGGCACTGGACGAGGTCGCACGGCACCTCGATCCGCACCTTGAACGACCCCTGCTCGACGTGCTGTTCGCCGAACCCGCCTCACCCGACGCGGAGGCGCTCGACCGGACCCGCTACACCCAGGCCGGGCTCTTCGCCGTCGAGGTCGCGCTGTACCGGCTGGTGGAGGGCTGGGGGATGCGCCCCGACGCGCTGCTGGGGCACTCCATCGGGGAACTGGCCGCCGCGCACGTCGCGGGCGTCTTCGGTCTGGCCGACGCCTGCCGGCTGGTGGCTGCCCGTGGGCGGCTGATGCAGGCGCTGCCCGCCGGCGGCGCGATGGTGTCCGTCCGGGCGGGCGAGGACGACGTACGGCCGCTGCTTTCCGGCCAGGAGGACCGGGTGGGCATCGCGGCCGTCAACGGGCCCCGGTCCGTGGTCGTGTCCGGTGACGAGGACGCGGTCCTCGCGGTGGCCGCCGAGCTGGCCGGCCGCGGTCACCGCACCAAGCGGCTCAACGTCAGCCACGCCTTCCACTCCCCGCGCATGGACCCGATGCTGCGGGACTTCCGGCGCGTCGCGGAAACCGTGGACTTCCACCCGCCGCGCATACCCGTCATCTCCAACGTGACCGGACGCACGGCCACGGCTGAGGAGTTGTGCGCAGCCGAGTACTGGGTGCGGCACATCCGGCAGGCGGTGCGCTTCGGCGACGGCGTCCGCGCCCTGCGCGACCTCGGCGTCGGTACGTACCTGGAGCTCGGCCCGGGCGGGGTGCTGTGCGCGATGGGGCAGGAAGCCCTCGGTGACGGGCCGGCGCAGTCGGTGGGCGGCTCGCCGTTCGCCGCGACGCTGCGCCGCGGCCGCCCCGAGCCGGAGTCGGTGCTGGAGGCCGTCGCCGCGGCCTTCGTCCGCGGCACGGAGGTCGACTGGGCCGGGTATCTCGGTGGCGACGACCGGCAGCGGCGCGTGGACCTGCCCACGTACGCGTTCCAGCGGCAGCGTTACTGGCCGCGGAGCCCGCTGACGCACGGCGGTGACGCGGCGTCCCTGGGCCTGGAGGACGCGGCCCACCCGTTGCTCGCCGCGGTCGTGGAGGCCCCCGGAACCGGCGAACTGGTCCTCACCGGGCGGCTGTCGCTCGCTGCCCAGCCCTGGCTGGCCGATCACACCGTCCTGGGCAGTGCCGTCCTGCCGGGCACCGCCCTGGTGGAACTCGCGCTGCGGGCCGGCGCACGGGCCGGCTGCGACCTCCTGGACGAACTGACGCTGGAGACCCCGGTCGTGCTGCCCGCCGACGGCGGGCTGCAGCTCAGGCTGCTGATCGAGCCCGCCGACGAGGCCGGGCGCCGCACGTTCACCGTGCACTCCCGGCCGGACGCCGACCCGGCCGGCACGCCCTGGACGCGGCACGCCGGCGGCACCCTGGTGGCAGCGGCGGCCCCCGCCCACCGGCCGCGGCCCTTCGAGCCGACGGCCTGGCCGCCGCCGGGGGCCGAGCCGCTGGAGGTGGCCGAGTGGTACGGGCGCGGCAGCGAAGCCGGTGTCGCCTACGGCCCGGCCTTCCAGGGGATGCGGGCGGCCTGGCGGCGCGGTGACGAGGTCTTCGCCGAGGTGGCCCTGCCGTCCGAGGCCGACACCGCCGGGGACGCCGACCTGTACGGCCTGCACCCGGCGCTGCTCGACGCCGCCCTCCAGACCGTCGGACTGGCGACCGGCGCGGCGGACGAGGAGGCGCGCCCCCGCATGCCGTTCGCCTGGCGCGGCGTACGGCTGTACGCCACCGGCGCGCGCACCCTGCGCGTCCGGCTGACCACCCTCACCGAGGACACCGCCGCGGGCGACGGCTCCGCCGGTACCCGGATCGCCCTGGACGTCGCCGACCCCGCGGGCGCGCCGGTCGTCACGGTCGACTCGCTGGCGCTGCGGCCGGTCACCGCGGGCCAGGTGGCGGGCGTACGGAACGCCGTACGGGAGTCGTTGTACCGGGTGACCTGGCAGCCGCTGACCCCAGGGGACACCGGGAGCACCGGCATCCCCGGGAGCACCGGTGGCACGGAGAACCCCGGCCGGCAGGCGACGAGTTACGCGGTGATCGGCGAAGGCGACGACCACGGCGACAGCGACAGCGACAGCGACGGCCACGGCGACCGGTCCGGTGCCTGGTGCGCCGAGGTCGCCGCCGCACTGCCCGGCGCGGTACGCAGCGCCGATCTCGCCTCGCTGGCCACCGCGCCCGACGTGGTGGTCGTGCCCTGCTCGGGAGAGCTGCACCCGGCTCTGCACCGGGTGCTGGCGCTGGTCCAGGAGTATCTGGCCGATGAGCGCTTCGCCTCCTCGCGGCTGGTCGTGCTGACCCGGGGGGCCGTCGCGGCCGGACCGGACGAAGAGCTGCCCGGACTGGCGCACGCACCGGTGTGGGGTTTGTTGCGGTCGGCGCAGTCGGAGCATCCGGATCGGTTTGTGCTGGTGGATGTGGATGCGGGTGCGGGGGCGGGGTTGGGCGGTGGTGGTGTGGCTGCTTCGTTGGGTGTGTTGGGTGCGGTGGTGGTGTGTGGGGAGCCGCAGGTTGCGGTGCGTGGGGGTGTGGTGTGGGTGCCGCGTGTGGTGCGGGCGCGGGTGCCGGTGGTGAGTGGTGTGCGGGGTGGTGTGTGGGGTGAGGGTGCGGTGCTGGTGACGGGTGCCAGTGGCGTGTTGGCGGGTGTGGTGGTGCGGCATTTGGTGGGTGTGTGTGGGGTGCGGCGTGTGGTGTTGGTGTCGCGTCGTCCTGCTGAGGAATTGGCTGCTGAGGTGCGTGGGTTGGGTGTTGAGGCGGTGGTGGTGGCGTGTGATGTGGCGGATCGTGGTGTGTTGGCGGGTGTGTTTGCTGAGCATCGGGTTTCGGCTGTGGTGCATGCGGCGGGTGTGTTGGATGACGGTGTGGTGGAGGGGTTGTCTCCGGAGCGGGTGGGGGGTGTGCTGCGGCCGAAGGTGGAGGGTGCGGTGGTGTTGGATGAGGTGTCGCGTGGTGTGGATCTGAAGGCGTTTGTGCTGTTTTCTTCTGCGGCGGGGACGTTGGGTGGTCCGGGGCAGGGGAGTTATGCGGCGGCGAATGCGTTTTTGGATGCGTTGGCGCAGCGACGTCGTGCCCAGGGTCTGCCCGCCACCTCACTCGGCTGGGGCCTGTGGGACACCGCCGGCGGCATGACGGACGAGCTGACCGACACCGACCGTCACCGGCTGAGCCGGTCCGGCGTCCAGGGGCTCTCCACGGACGACGGCCTGGCGCTGCTCGACGCCGCCTGCGCCACGGAAGAGCCCCACCTCCTGCCGCTCCGGCTGGACCTCGGCGCGCTGCGGGCCGCCGCCGACGGGCCCGGCGACGTACCGGCCATGCTGCGCGGGCTGCTGCCGAAGACCCTGCGTCGCGCCGCGGCGGACGCACCGGATGCCGAGCCGACGCGGTCCTTCGCCCAGCGCCTGCGCGCGTTGCCCGAGGACGAGCGCCACGAGGCCGGCCTGCGCCTGGTCCGGGAGCAGACCGCCGAGATCCTGGGCTATGCGGGGCCTGAAGAGGTGCCCGCCGAGCGGGCCTTCAACGAGCTGGGCTTCGACTCGCTCACCGCCCTGGAACTGCGCAACCGCCTCACCGCGTCGACCGGGCTCCAGCTGCCCGCGACGCTGGTCTTCGACCACCCCACGCCCGAGGCGCTGGCCCGTCACCTCACCGGTGAGGTCACGGGGGCGGCCGGGACGGCGGGCGCGCCGGTGCCCACGCCCGCGTCCCCGCCCACCGAGGACCAGGACGACCCGGTCGTCATCGTCTCCATGGCCTGCCGCTATCCGGGCGGGGTCCGTACCCCGGAACAGCTGTGGCAGCTCGTCGCCGCCGGCAGCGACGTGATCTCCGACTTCCCCGCCGACCGCGGCTGGCACACCGAGGAGCTGTACCACCCGGACCCGGACCACCCGGGCACGACGTACTCCTGCGAGGGCGGATTCCTCTACGACGCGGGTGACTTCGACGCGGGGTTCTTCGGGATCTCGCCGCGTGAGGCGCTGGCGATGGATCCGCAGCAGCGGTTGCTGCTGGAGACGTCGTGGGAGGCGGTCGAGCGGGCGGGGCTGGACCCCCGTGCGCTGCGGGGCAGCCCTACCGGTGTCTTCACCGGCGTGATGTACCACGACTACGGCAGCGGACCGGTCGACGTACCCGAGGACGTCGAGGCGTTCCTCGGCAACGGCAGCGCGGGCAGCATCGCGTCGGGCCGGGTGTCGTACGCCCTCGGGCTGGAGGGCCCGGCGGTGACGGTGGACACCGCGTGCTCGTCGTCGCTGGTGGCGCTGCACCTGGCGGCGCAGGCGCTGCGCAGCGGCGAGTGCACCCTCGCACTGGCCGGCGGGGCGACCGTGATGGCCACCCCGGGTACCTTCGTCGGCTTCAGCCGGCAGCGGGGCCTCGCCGCCGACGGGCGCTGCAAGGCGTTCGCCGACGGCGCGGACGGCACCGGCTGGGGCGAGGGCGTGGGGGTGCTGCTGCTGGAGCGGCTGTCGGACGCGCGGCGCAACGGGCATCCGGTGCTGGCCGTGGTCCGCGGCAGCGCCGTGAACCAGGACGGTGCCAGCAACGGCCTGACCGCGCCCAACGGCCCCGCCCAGCAACGCGTCATCCGCCAAGCCCTCGCCCACGCGCGCCTTGAGCCGGCGGATGTCGACGCGGTCGAGGGACACGGCACCGGCACCAGGCTCGGTGACCCCATCGAGGCGCAGGCCCTGCTCGCCACCTACGGGCAGCAGCGCGCCGGTCAACAGCCGCTGTGGCTGGGCTCGTTGAAGTCCAACATGGGACACACCCAGGCTGCGGCCGGGGTGGGTGGTGTGATGAAGATGGTGCTGGCGTTGCAGCACGGGGTGTTGCCGCGGACGCTGCATGTGGACCGGCCGTCGCAACATGTGGACTGGTCGGCGGGCGCGGTCTCGCTGCTGACCGAGCGGATTCCCTGGCCGGAGACCGGACGGCCGCGCCGGGCCGGTGTCTCCTCCTTCGGGATCAGCGGCACCAACGCGCACGTGATCCTGGAGCAGCCCGCACCCATGACCGTGGGGGCCGGGCCCGACACGTCCGACACCCCCACCCCGCCCGGCGGGCCGACGCCCGTGCTGCCGTGGGTCCTCTCCGCCAGGACGCCGGCGGCACTGCGCGAACAGGCCGCCACGCTAAGGGAGTTCGTCAGCGAACGGCCCGGGACCGGCGCCGCGGACCTGGGGCTCTCCCTCGCCACCACCCGAACCGCCTTCGAGCACCGCGCCGCGGTCGTCACCGGGGACCGGGCCGGTGCCCTGGCGGCGCTGACCTCCCTGGCCCGCGGGGAGAGCGCGCCCGGCGCCCTGCAGGGAACCGCGGCGGCCGGCGGCCGGACCGCGTTCCTCTTCTCCGGTCAGGGCAGTCAGCGGGCGGGCATGGGGGCGGAGCTGTACGCCTCGCACCCCGTTTACGCACGGGCCTTCGACGAGGTCTGCGGCCACCTCGACCGGCGGCTGGCACGGCCGCTGCGCGAGGTGGTGTGCGCGGACCCCGGGACGCCGGACGCCGCGCTGCTGGCACGGACGGAGTACGCGCAGCCTGCCCTGTTCGCCGTCGAGGTCGCGCTGTTCCGGCTGTGGGAGAGCTGGGGCCTGCGGCCGGACGCGGTGGCCGGGCACTCGATCGGTGAACTCGCGGCGGCACACGTCGCCGGGGTGTTCGACCTGGCCGACGCGGCCCGGCTGGTGACCGCCCGGGGCAGGGTGATGCAGGAGCTGCCCGGCGGCGGGGCCATGGTCTCCCTCCAGGCCGCCGAGGACGAGGTGCTGCCGCTGCTGGCCGGACACGAACGCGAGGTCTCCGTCGCGGCGCTGAACGGCCCGGCGTCGGTGGTCGTCTCCGGCACCGAGGGCGCCGTCGCCGACGTCGCCGCGCACTTCGAGGCGCTGGGGCGCAGGACCCGCCGGCTGCGGGTGAGCCACGCCTTCCACTCGCCGCTGATGGACCCGGCCCTGGACGCGTTCCGGCAGGTGGCCCGCGAGGTGACCTACCACGCCCCGCGCATCCCGCTGGTCTCGGACGTCACCGGTGACACCGCGACGGACGAGCAGCTGACCGACCCCGAGTACTGGGTGCGCCACGCCCGGGAGGCCGTGCGCTTCGCAGACCAGGTGCGCACGCTGGCCGGACAGGGCGTGACCACCTTCGTCGAGGTGGGACCCGACGCCGTACTGACCGCCATGGCGCGCGAGAGCCTGAGCGCGGACGCGGTGGCCGTGGCGAGCCTGCGCAGGGACCGTCCGGAGCCCCAGGCGGTGGCCACCGCCCTCGCCGAACTCCACGTCGGCGGCGTACGCGTGGACTGGCCGGCGGTGTTCGCGGACACCGGCGCGCGACCGGTGGAGCTGCCCACGTACGCGTTCCAGCGGGACCGCTACTGGCTGCGCTCCGCCCCGTCCACCGTGGGCGCCCGCGCGTCCGCCACGCCGGACGCCCCCGCGTCGGTACGTCCCGACGGGGCGCCCGAGGACCGCTTCTGGCGGGCCGTCGCGGACCGCGACCCGGTCGCGCTGGCCACCCTGCTGGACGTGGACTCGGCACGTGAGGAGACCTCGCTGAAGGCCGTGCTCGCGCTGCTGTCCGACTGGCGCGCCGGCCGCGCCGAGGCGCCGGCCGCGCCGGAACCGGGCACGGCCGAACCGGGCGCGGACTGGTTCCACCGCCTCGCCTGGCACCCGCTGACCGACCGTGCCGGCGCGCCGGCCCCCACCGGCACCTGGCTGGTCGTCGCCCCGGCCGGCCGCCCGGACGATGCCGTGGTGGCCGGCGCGGTCGCGGCGCTGGAGGAAGGCGGCGCCGAGGTGATCCTGATCGAGTCGGCGGGGGCGGCCGGCAACGCGGCGGACGACGCCGGCCGGGACCGGTCCGCGCCCGGCGCGGCCACGCTCGCGGAGCGGCTGCACCGGGCGGCCGACGGCCGGCAGCTCGACGGCGTGCTCTCGCTCCTCGGGCTCGCCGAGGGGGAGGTGCCCGGCCACCCCGGCACCGCCCCCGGACCGGCCCGCACCCTGGAACTGCTGCGCGCCCTCGACGCCGGGGACGTGCCGGGTGGCACGGCGCCGGTCTGGGTGGCCACCCGCGGCGCCGTATCGGTCGGCCGCTCCGACCGGCCGGCGGACCCCGTTCAGGCGCAGACCTGGGGGCTGGGCCGGGCCGCGGCCCGGGAGGCGGCCGACCGCTGGGGCGGCCTGGTCGACCTGCCCGCGCACCTCGACGCGCGGGCCCGGGCCCGGCTGCGTGCCGTCCTCGTCGGCGCGATCGGAGCGGATGCGAAGGGCCCGAACGCGGAGGCCGGCGGGCTCGCCGAGACCGGCGCGAGCCGGGAGGACGAGGTCGCCCTGCGGCCGTCCGGCGCGTACGCCCGGCGCCTGGTGCCGGCCCCGCAGCCGCCCACCGGACCCGCCCCCGGCTGGACCACGCGCGGAACGGCACTGCTCACCGACGTGACGACGCCCGAGGGCCCGCACCTCGCCCGCTGGCTGGCCCGCGCCGGTGCCGAACACCTGGTACTGCTGGTACCGCCCGGCACCGACACGCCCGACCAACTCACCCGCGAACTGGCGGAGTTGCCGGCCGAGGTCACCGTCGCCCGGTGCGACACCCGCGACCGGGCGGCGCTGGCCGCGCTCCTCGACGGGCTGACCACCGACGGCCGGCCGGTGCGTACGGTCGTGCACACGGCCGGCACGCCCCGCCCCGCCCCCCTGAGCGGCACCCCGCGCACCGTCCTGGCCGAGGCCCTGACCGCCCGGGCCGCGGCTGCCGAGCACCTGGCCGAACTGCTCGGCCCCGACACCTTGGACGCCTTCGTCGTCTGCTCCTCCGCCGCCGGTACCTGGGGCGCCGAGGGGCAGGCGGCTGCTGCCGCCGCCGACGCCCACCTCGCAGCCTGGGCCGCCCACCGGCGGGAGTCGGGGCTGCCGGTGACCGTGGTCGCCTGGGGGCCGTGGGCCGGGAACGCCGCCACGGACCGGGCGGCCACGAGCGACGGGCTCACCCCGCTGCACCCGGCCGCGGCCGTCCGTGCGCTGCATCGGATCCTCGACGCGGGCGGCGGCACCGACCGGCTCGTGGCGGACGTGGACGGGGAACGGTACGTCGCCGGCTGCCCCGCCGGCCGCGTCAGCCCACTGGTCCGCGAACTACCGCCGGTGCGGGCCGCGTCGGCCGCGCAGGCCGCAGCCCACGGCCGGGACGGGGACGTGCCGGGCCGGCCCGGCGGGCCGTGCGGCGGGACACCCGACGAGCTGCGGCAGCGCCTCGCCGGGCTGCCGGCGGACCAGCGGCCGGCCCTGCTGCTGGAGCTGGTCCGGGCCCGCTCCGCCACCGTGCTCGGCCATGCCGACCCGCGGTCCGTCGGCGCCGACGACGACTTCCTCGACATCGGCTTCGCCTCCATGACCGCCGTCGAACTGCGCAACCAACTGGTCGCGGACACCGGAGTGGAGCTGCCGCCGACCCTGATCTACGACTGCCCCACACCGGCAGCCCTCGCCACGTACCTGCTCGAAGAAGTGCACCAACTGAAGGAGCCCGTTTCATGA
- a CDS encoding thioesterase II family protein: MTTPATASAIHRANPWIHRYHPAPDGAPTLVCFPHAGGSATFYHPVSRTLSPQVEVVAVQYPGRQERYGEPAIDNLAELADRAHEALTPLAGRPLALFGHSMGATVAFEVARRMERDTGAGPLMLFLSGRRAPSRRRSDRVSDGGDAALLRELRLLRGTDPAMLDDPEIVEMILPALRADYRAIESHRCPPDAAVRCPVTVLTGDADPHTTVEEARAWSDHTTGGCDIEIFPGGHFFLADRSADVIAAVARRLRTHAATA, encoded by the coding sequence ATGACCACCCCCGCGACGGCATCCGCGATCCACCGCGCCAACCCCTGGATCCATCGCTACCACCCGGCTCCGGACGGTGCGCCGACCCTGGTCTGCTTCCCGCACGCCGGGGGCTCGGCCACCTTCTACCACCCGGTCTCCCGCACGCTGTCCCCGCAGGTGGAGGTGGTGGCCGTGCAGTATCCGGGACGTCAGGAGCGGTACGGCGAACCGGCGATCGACAACCTCGCGGAACTCGCCGACCGCGCCCACGAGGCGCTCACCCCGCTCGCCGGCCGTCCGCTCGCGCTGTTCGGCCACAGCATGGGCGCGACCGTCGCCTTCGAAGTGGCCCGGCGGATGGAGCGGGACACCGGCGCGGGGCCCCTCATGCTGTTCCTCTCGGGCCGCCGGGCGCCCTCCCGACGCCGCAGCGACCGGGTCAGCGACGGCGGTGACGCGGCGCTGCTCCGGGAACTCCGGCTGCTGCGCGGCACCGACCCCGCGATGCTGGACGACCCCGAGATCGTCGAGATGATCCTGCCCGCCCTGCGCGCCGACTACCGGGCGATCGAATCCCACCGCTGCCCGCCCGACGCCGCGGTGCGCTGCCCGGTCACCGTGCTCACCGGTGACGCCGACCCGCACACCACCGTCGAGGAAGCGCGGGCCTGGTCCGACCACACCACCGGCGGCTGCGACATCGAGATCTTCCCCGGTGGCCACTTCTTCCTCGCGGACCGGTCCGCGGACGTCATCGCCGCCGTCGCCCGGCGCCTGCGGACGCACGCGGCGACGGCATGA